A genome region from Gallus gallus isolate bGalGal1 chromosome 9, bGalGal1.mat.broiler.GRCg7b, whole genome shotgun sequence includes the following:
- the C9H3orf80 gene encoding uncharacterized membrane protein C3orf80 homolog, with translation MAGGRGAAPCGAPCGTAGGCAGPGCGGAGAGAGPGAAGRAWLPRARWLARRLAALLVLLALLAAGCLLHRRACPAPRPRRNGPPRPRQHGPAAPQGELREERVVEMGLPPLPSYEKVKHLPSYEEAQRCPSRPARDGDGEGWVCG, from the coding sequence ATGGCgggcgggcgcggcgcggcgccgTGCGGGGCTCCGTGCGGGACCGCCGGGGGTTGTGCGGGGCCGGGatgcggcggggcgggggcgggggccgggccgggggcggcggggcgcgccTGGCTGCCGCGGGCGCGGTGGTTGGCACGGAGGCTGGCGGCTCTGCTcgtgctgctggccctgctggcCGCCGGCTGCCTGCTCCACCGCAGGGCTTGCCccgcgccccggccccgccggaACGGCCCTCCCCGGCCCCGGCAacacggccccgccgccccgcaggGTGAGCTGCGGGAAGAGAGGGTCGTGGAGATGGGGCTGCCGCCGCTACCCAGCTATGAGAAGGTGAAGCATCTGCCCAGCTACGAGGAGGCGCAGCGCTGCCCCAGCCGCCCTGCtcgggatggggatggggaaggctgGGTGTGCGGCTGA